From a region of the Salinispira pacifica genome:
- a CDS encoding lysophospholipid acyltransferase family protein — MESIFSGDSYESSTKKGLPFIHYLFLGTRWGMYFTFIKDIVFRYRREVIDGNYDDQQWVKSSQESLQIVERFGGRFVIRGMDNLKGEDGPYVIIANHMSTLETAVLPGIVRPHMPVTFVVKRKLTEGNVFGHIMRSRDPIAVDRVNPREDLATVLKEGEEKLKKGISIIIFPQSTRTAEFRPERFNSLGIKLAIRAGVNVIPIALKTDFWGEGSIIRGFGRISRKKKIHIEIGSPIAPQGRGKNEHQEIVDFIQSRLNTWEKEDNAG; from the coding sequence ATGGAAAGTATATTTAGCGGAGACAGCTACGAAAGCAGCACGAAGAAGGGGTTGCCGTTTATTCATTATCTGTTTCTCGGTACACGCTGGGGAATGTATTTCACTTTCATTAAAGATATTGTCTTTCGGTACCGCCGGGAGGTTATCGACGGTAACTATGACGATCAGCAATGGGTGAAAAGCTCCCAGGAGTCGCTGCAGATTGTTGAGCGTTTCGGCGGCAGGTTTGTAATCCGGGGGATGGATAATCTCAAGGGAGAGGACGGACCCTATGTGATTATTGCAAACCATATGAGTACTCTGGAAACTGCAGTACTGCCGGGGATTGTTCGCCCCCATATGCCCGTTACCTTTGTTGTGAAGAGAAAGCTTACCGAAGGAAATGTGTTCGGCCATATCATGCGCAGCCGTGATCCCATTGCAGTTGACAGGGTAAATCCCCGGGAGGATCTTGCCACCGTCCTGAAAGAGGGGGAGGAAAAGCTGAAGAAGGGAATCTCCATCATCATTTTTCCCCAGTCAACCCGAACCGCAGAGTTCAGACCGGAACGGTTCAATTCACTGGGAATTAAGCTGGCTATCCGGGCCGGGGTAAACGTAATCCCCATCGCTCTGAAAACAGATTTTTGGGGAGAAGGGAGCATCATCAGGGGTTTTGGAAGAATATCCCGGAAAAAGAAAATCCACATTGAGATCGGTTCCCCCATTGCTCCCCAGGGCAGGGGAAAGAACGAACACCAGGAAATCGTTGACTTCATCCAGAGCAGACTCAATACGTGGGAAAAGGAAGATAATGCAGGATAA
- a CDS encoding DUF2188 domain-containing protein, producing the protein MMTKIYHVQYDARLGSWILRMDGRSFPVNEFESKDAALNFSKKYARAVAPTLLKIRSREGRLESEWFYGTNGEHSEPRLQSTAINP; encoded by the coding sequence ATGATGACGAAAATTTACCATGTTCAGTACGATGCCAGATTAGGAAGCTGGATTCTCAGAATGGACGGGAGATCTTTTCCGGTGAATGAGTTTGAGAGCAAAGATGCGGCACTAAACTTCTCAAAAAAATATGCACGTGCCGTTGCGCCAACTCTGCTGAAAATACGCAGCAGGGAGGGCCGCCTCGAATCCGAATGGTTTTACGGAACCAACGGGGAACACAGCGAACCCCGCCTGCAGTCAACGGCCATTAATCCATGA
- a CDS encoding SDR family NAD(P)-dependent oxidoreductase produces the protein MKLNNKVILVTGGSTGIGKAASRLLASQGARVVFTGRRKSAGEACEKELQDENLDVRYVPCDISSREQVDELFGIIRSEYSVLHAAFNNAGIDGVKSEILQAEQSDWDEIIAVNLTGTFMLVQRELEMMLPRGEGSIVNMSSVCGTIARKGRVAYNASRHGVEAITKTAALEYASSGIRVNAVAPGSVKTDIFLRSTGGDPKKQAMYNAGHPIGRVGEPDEIARAVLWLMTDAPDFMAGHTLMLDGGFTIQ, from the coding sequence ATGAAATTGAACAACAAAGTAATATTAGTGACCGGCGGGTCAACGGGCATTGGAAAGGCCGCCAGCAGGCTTCTCGCTTCTCAGGGCGCACGGGTCGTTTTTACCGGTCGCAGAAAGAGTGCAGGTGAAGCCTGCGAAAAAGAATTACAGGATGAAAACCTGGATGTACGCTATGTCCCCTGCGATATATCGTCCCGGGAGCAGGTGGATGAGCTGTTCGGAATAATCCGCTCAGAGTATTCTGTACTTCACGCCGCATTCAACAATGCGGGCATTGATGGAGTAAAATCCGAGATTCTTCAGGCCGAACAGAGTGACTGGGATGAAATAATTGCGGTGAATCTCACCGGAACCTTTATGCTGGTTCAGCGGGAACTTGAGATGATGCTTCCCCGGGGTGAAGGCAGCATTGTGAACATGTCCAGTGTATGCGGAACCATCGCACGGAAGGGAAGGGTAGCATACAATGCCAGCCGCCACGGTGTGGAAGCCATAACCAAAACTGCCGCCCTGGAATATGCTTCCTCAGGCATCCGGGTTAATGCCGTTGCCCCTGGATCGGTAAAGACTGATATTTTTCTCAGAAGTACCGGAGGGGATCCGAAAAAGCAGGCCATGTATAATGCAGGCCATCCCATTGGAAGGGTGGGGGAACCTGACGAAATTGCACGGGCTGTGCTGTGGCTGATGACTGACGCACCGGACTTTATGGCGGGGCATACCCTGATGCTGGACGGCGGGTTCACAATTCAGTAA
- a CDS encoding AfsA-related hotdog domain-containing protein — protein sequence METTISKSLVHKSRDENVLLANLRRVLPRAFREEDFEKFLARTSASEASDVRGVYKLIQSPGIFGGVPHYVMKEPLGTLRLSPEEYEAVLKAIPPKSRERFKESYKPLSQNPEADGCSEPEDRSAAVDQVSRMNPLHNGDLILKDFLEDDLLNRVIKHAGKKEYYVDNSLQADISRILEKYGYQDQREIFLANLVVDTDHSFFFEHPNEHVPGIMILEACRQMVVACAHEYGNVSARGAHMILDVMEAKFDGFLELYAPVILRAHVTSKKIQRGSWSTVGMEITIHQNGEQLGSVRVSGSNVGEHVFKWIREGKRSELEELPFYPPEHLEHTLLLKKRGIEGWLEGRLRRINLRGFSLLNDWAEKVHEQDEMDFVLIVAGISVKGVCSFSAGEEGYDFMITHMPEAELDRLELIIKRYCKVPEKAVL from the coding sequence ATGGAAACGACCATATCTAAGTCCCTGGTTCACAAGAGCCGGGATGAAAACGTGCTTCTGGCGAACCTCCGGCGGGTCCTCCCAAGAGCCTTCCGTGAAGAGGACTTTGAAAAATTTCTGGCCCGGACATCGGCATCCGAAGCCTCGGATGTCCGGGGGGTATACAAGCTGATACAGTCCCCTGGAATATTCGGCGGTGTCCCTCATTATGTCATGAAGGAGCCGCTGGGTACTCTCAGATTGAGTCCAGAGGAGTATGAAGCTGTTCTCAAGGCAATTCCCCCGAAAAGCAGGGAACGATTCAAAGAAAGTTACAAACCTCTGTCTCAGAACCCGGAAGCCGATGGCTGCTCTGAACCGGAGGATCGGTCCGCAGCTGTAGATCAGGTATCCAGAATGAATCCGCTGCACAATGGAGACTTGATTCTCAAGGATTTTCTTGAAGATGATCTATTGAACAGGGTAATTAAACATGCGGGGAAAAAAGAATACTACGTAGATAATTCCCTGCAGGCTGACATATCCCGGATACTGGAAAAGTACGGGTATCAGGACCAGCGGGAGATATTTCTCGCAAATCTTGTGGTGGATACTGACCATTCCTTCTTTTTTGAGCATCCCAATGAGCATGTGCCGGGCATCATGATTCTCGAGGCATGCCGGCAGATGGTTGTTGCCTGTGCCCATGAATACGGAAATGTCTCGGCCCGGGGTGCACATATGATTCTGGATGTGATGGAAGCCAAATTCGACGGATTTCTGGAGCTGTACGCACCGGTGATCCTCCGGGCTCATGTTACTTCCAAAAAGATCCAGCGGGGCAGCTGGTCCACGGTGGGGATGGAGATTACCATTCACCAGAACGGCGAGCAGCTGGGCAGTGTCCGGGTCAGCGGTAGCAATGTGGGCGAGCACGTGTTCAAATGGATACGGGAGGGAAAGCGCAGCGAGCTGGAGGAATTGCCTTTTTACCCTCCGGAACATCTGGAGCACACCCTCCTGTTGAAGAAACGGGGCATAGAAGGCTGGCTGGAAGGCCGTCTCCGGCGGATCAATCTCAGGGGCTTTTCCCTTCTCAATGACTGGGCAGAGAAAGTTCACGAGCAGGATGAGATGGATTTTGTTCTGATTGTGGCCGGCATATCCGTAAAAGGCGTGTGCAGCTTCTCTGCAGGTGAGGAGGGATATGATTTTATGATCACACATATGCCCGAAGCTGAGCTGGACAGGCTTGAGTTGATTATCAAGCGCTACTGCAAGGTTCCGGAAAAAGCGGTGTTATAG
- a CDS encoding 30S ribosomal protein S1 encodes MQDNFEKLFEDSLEQDRKLQPGDQIDTRVVSVSDDCIFLETGGKSEGQLDAAELIDEQGNLSVSPGDNISVYFLKMDHGNQIFTTSLSGDHAGYAVLERAYEAGIPVEGTIRREIKGGFEVGLGDIRAFCPHSQMGLPGDSSRDVKIGSTLPFKVMEYGEEGRNILVSNRVIREEEHEKMKQELQNRLKEGMEVSGIITKVQDFGAFVDIQGISALLPVSQVTRGRLDDIRSELEPGQEITAKIIGLDWEKDRITLSTKALLEDPWEHALSTYPEDSVHSGEVARIAAFGAFVTLEPGLDGLIHISQLESDKKDPVSGKVLKKGMRLDVQVISIDSEQRRIALKPAGKRMDDFVKNAYMEEDDAEETYNPFAAFMKNQKKK; translated from the coding sequence ATGCAGGATAATTTCGAAAAGCTTTTTGAAGACAGTCTGGAACAGGACAGGAAATTGCAGCCGGGAGATCAGATCGACACCAGGGTGGTCTCGGTTTCGGATGATTGCATATTTCTGGAAACCGGGGGAAAGAGCGAAGGGCAGCTGGATGCTGCGGAACTGATAGACGAGCAGGGCAATCTGAGCGTCTCCCCCGGCGACAATATTTCCGTGTACTTTCTGAAAATGGATCATGGCAATCAGATTTTTACAACCAGCCTCAGCGGCGACCACGCAGGATATGCAGTGCTTGAGCGGGCCTATGAAGCGGGAATTCCCGTTGAAGGTACCATTCGCAGGGAAATCAAGGGCGGCTTTGAAGTGGGGCTTGGAGATATCCGGGCCTTCTGTCCCCATTCCCAGATGGGCCTTCCCGGAGACAGTTCCCGGGACGTGAAAATCGGCTCCACGCTGCCGTTCAAAGTGATGGAGTACGGAGAAGAAGGACGCAACATTCTCGTCTCAAACCGGGTAATCCGGGAAGAAGAGCATGAGAAAATGAAGCAGGAGCTTCAAAACCGGCTGAAAGAAGGAATGGAAGTATCGGGCATTATCACAAAGGTCCAGGATTTCGGTGCATTTGTTGATATTCAGGGGATTTCAGCCCTTCTCCCCGTTTCCCAGGTAACCCGGGGACGACTGGATGATATCCGCTCCGAACTTGAGCCGGGACAGGAAATTACCGCAAAAATTATCGGACTTGACTGGGAGAAGGATCGCATCACATTAAGCACCAAGGCGCTTCTTGAGGATCCCTGGGAACACGCCCTGAGCACATATCCCGAGGATTCTGTGCACAGCGGAGAGGTTGCACGGATTGCAGCCTTCGGTGCATTCGTAACCCTGGAACCCGGACTTGACGGTCTCATTCATATATCCCAGCTGGAGTCGGACAAAAAAGACCCGGTGTCAGGGAAGGTGCTGAAGAAAGGGATGCGTCTGGATGTGCAGGTGATCAGCATAGACAGCGAGCAGCGCAGAATCGCTCTGAAACCCGCCGGAAAACGAATGGATGATTTTGTAAAAAATGCATATATGGAAGAGGATGATGCAGAGGAAACCTATAACCCCTTCGCAGCGTTCATGAAAAATCAGAAGAAAAAGTAA
- a CDS encoding cation diffusion facilitator family transporter, translating into MQRQHEHNQRRESQLRTAGIVGIAGNALLAGAKITVGYLTHSLAVIGDGIDSATDIITSVIGLFTASIANKPPDREHPYGHQRAETIATKLLSFTITFAGIQLFISTVKHLIDGETLEIPGNAALYVTLFSIAGKIALALYKGRLGRRINSPMLKADAQNMRNDVLLSTTVLTGVVLSQLLALPILDRILALGISVIIIKSGVGIFMETSEELMDGLDDPDVYRTLFSAVREIPGVHHPHRARIRKINFQLLVDLDIEVKADLTVQEGHSIANKVESRIKERVPEVSDVLVHVEPLGVQHAQESYGLDEDDVC; encoded by the coding sequence ATGCAGCGGCAACATGAACATAACCAACGGCGGGAATCACAATTACGTACTGCGGGAATTGTGGGAATTGCGGGCAATGCCCTTCTGGCCGGGGCCAAGATCACCGTAGGCTATTTAACCCACAGCCTGGCTGTGATCGGTGACGGGATCGATTCCGCCACAGATATTATTACCAGTGTGATCGGATTGTTCACAGCTTCCATTGCCAACAAGCCCCCTGACCGGGAACACCCCTATGGTCATCAACGGGCGGAGACGATTGCAACCAAACTTCTGTCGTTCACCATCACCTTTGCCGGAATTCAGCTGTTCATCAGTACGGTGAAGCACCTTATCGATGGAGAAACTCTGGAAATTCCCGGAAACGCCGCCCTCTATGTAACCCTGTTCAGCATAGCAGGCAAAATTGCTCTGGCCCTTTATAAAGGAAGGCTGGGCCGCCGCATTAACTCTCCCATGCTGAAAGCCGACGCCCAGAATATGCGCAACGATGTTCTATTAAGCACTACCGTGCTGACGGGTGTGGTGCTGAGTCAGTTGCTCGCCCTGCCGATTCTTGACCGGATTCTGGCTTTGGGCATCAGTGTAATTATTATTAAAAGCGGTGTCGGCATTTTTATGGAGACATCCGAGGAGCTGATGGACGGTCTGGATGATCCCGATGTATACCGGACCCTGTTCAGCGCAGTTCGGGAAATCCCTGGAGTACATCACCCACACAGGGCCAGAATCAGAAAAATCAATTTCCAATTGCTGGTGGATCTGGACATTGAGGTGAAGGCTGATCTCACAGTACAAGAGGGGCATTCAATTGCCAATAAGGTTGAGTCCCGCATAAAAGAACGGGTACCTGAGGTGAGTGATGTGCTGGTTCATGTGGAACCTCTGGGCGTACAGCATGCCCAGGAAAGCTACGGGCTGGATGAGGACGATGTTTGCTGA
- a CDS encoding methyl-accepting chemotaxis protein: MNTNQTANVKSIPLRIVRNTATVFLIALTVLSVTDYLLEQAITGNEAFQGLLAYFSEFMLLNVLPILIIFSAILYFYSRPIQRAYVQLREQGRAEPEILARAKNRMFRLSSVVLVLNFVSFFGGTIIFFSTQGYFSDPGSPRLWFHLIFTLSSSGVYAFVQSSMNRQVLTPARKLMRIHRMEEDTQSREMNLERKTVLIASLLALYALTYFLPKLFFAYEAELNYAQQLYSIVNEDADMQEAQSAFDDRYEEFSNPPAFRMNERDFQAHLQGVRQIFFISFLAIMAIVIAVALTYSKELVLQLKIQKQKIQGILSGENSLSERISITTNDEVGELSELINRFMDTLESMLQSIAESSKSISGSSRWVNESISQAGTAMHQIVSSVEQISGNADEQSGSVQAARDKIREIQHSIERIGRDIENQSAFVEQTAGAMNEMAGNIASVSKNTQDANGLAATLMERARSGELQIDQSIQTMSAIEDATSQVNDIVKLIADVAAQTNLLAMNAAIEAAHAGESGRGFAVVAEEIRKLAENSSQRTREIEDQIKLMSERVKGGAEDTRKAGDAFRSIFQGIQETSRLIQQVSSAMLEQKSGTDEILSSVGSVVEATNSVKELTGSLQNQSVHIDGSMVELVDISTHIREATSEQSRSNGEVSNMIGRLKDSSEANMEVVGSLETILKRFNLNGDGNGNDHI; this comes from the coding sequence ATGAACACCAACCAAACTGCGAATGTAAAATCCATTCCCCTGCGAATCGTACGGAACACGGCGACGGTATTTCTTATTGCCTTAACGGTACTCAGCGTTACCGATTACCTGCTGGAACAGGCAATCACCGGCAATGAGGCATTTCAGGGACTTCTTGCATATTTCAGCGAGTTCATGCTGCTGAATGTGCTCCCGATTTTAATCATATTCTCGGCGATCCTGTATTTTTACAGCAGGCCGATTCAGCGGGCATATGTCCAGCTTAGGGAACAGGGGAGGGCAGAGCCGGAAATTCTGGCCAGAGCAAAGAACCGGATGTTCAGGCTTTCCTCGGTAGTACTGGTTCTCAATTTTGTGAGCTTTTTCGGTGGAACCATTATCTTTTTTTCAACCCAGGGATATTTCAGTGATCCCGGCAGTCCCAGGCTCTGGTTCCATCTCATTTTCACCCTGTCCAGCTCGGGTGTATATGCATTTGTGCAGAGCTCCATGAACAGGCAGGTGCTCACGCCCGCCCGTAAGCTCATGCGGATTCATCGTATGGAGGAAGATACCCAAAGCAGGGAAATGAACCTGGAACGGAAAACGGTGCTCATTGCCTCCCTTCTGGCTCTCTATGCTCTTACCTATTTTCTGCCCAAGCTCTTTTTCGCCTATGAAGCGGAGCTGAACTACGCTCAGCAGCTGTACAGCATAGTAAATGAAGATGCTGATATGCAGGAAGCCCAGTCCGCCTTCGATGACAGATATGAGGAGTTTTCCAATCCTCCGGCGTTCAGGATGAATGAGCGGGATTTTCAGGCTCATTTACAGGGTGTGAGGCAGATATTTTTTATATCCTTCCTGGCGATCATGGCGATTGTGATCGCAGTTGCTCTCACATATTCTAAAGAGCTGGTCCTCCAGCTGAAAATCCAAAAGCAGAAAATTCAGGGAATTCTTTCGGGTGAGAACAGCCTGAGCGAACGTATTTCCATTACAACCAACGACGAGGTTGGAGAGCTCTCAGAGCTGATTAACCGATTTATGGATACTCTTGAATCCATGCTGCAAAGCATTGCAGAAAGTTCGAAATCCATCTCCGGTTCATCCCGCTGGGTGAACGAGTCCATCAGTCAGGCCGGAACCGCAATGCACCAGATTGTGAGCTCGGTTGAGCAGATTTCCGGCAATGCCGATGAACAGTCCGGTTCTGTGCAGGCCGCCCGGGACAAGATCCGTGAAATTCAACACAGCATCGAGCGGATCGGAAGGGACATCGAAAATCAGTCGGCATTCGTCGAGCAGACCGCTGGAGCTATGAATGAGATGGCCGGGAACATCGCATCAGTATCCAAAAACACCCAGGATGCCAACGGACTTGCCGCCACTCTCATGGAGCGGGCACGCAGCGGCGAACTGCAGATCGACCAGAGCATCCAGACCATGTCCGCCATTGAAGATGCCACTTCACAGGTAAACGATATTGTAAAGCTCATCGCCGATGTTGCGGCGCAGACCAATCTTCTGGCCATGAATGCAGCCATCGAAGCCGCCCACGCAGGAGAATCCGGCAGGGGATTTGCGGTGGTTGCGGAAGAAATACGGAAGCTTGCGGAAAACAGCAGCCAGCGTACCCGTGAAATTGAAGATCAGATAAAGCTCATGAGTGAACGTGTGAAGGGCGGAGCTGAAGATACCAGGAAGGCCGGTGATGCATTCCGGAGCATTTTCCAGGGCATTCAGGAAACCAGCCGTTTGATCCAGCAGGTCAGCTCCGCCATGCTGGAGCAGAAGAGCGGTACCGATGAAATCCTTTCTTCGGTTGGATCGGTGGTTGAGGCCACCAACAGCGTTAAAGAACTCACCGGAAGCCTTCAGAATCAGAGTGTGCACATTGACGGAAGCATGGTTGAACTGGTCGATATATCCACCCATATCAGGGAGGCAACCAGCGAACAGAGCAGGAGTAACGGGGAAGTATCGAATATGATAGGCCGGCTGAAGGACAGTTCTGAAGCGAACATGGAAGTGGTGGGCAGTCTGGAGACAATTCTCAAGCGATTTAATCTGAATGGAGACGGAAATGGAAACGACCATATCTAA
- a CDS encoding helix-turn-helix transcriptional regulator, with translation MDLEKAGFSRRELEVGKLLMKHPETDKELAWRMNISPETFRNHLKSMRRKLNVNTKQQLIEKIRWYYNHEEQERPNNQN, from the coding sequence GTGGATTTAGAGAAAGCCGGATTTTCCAGAAGAGAACTGGAAGTGGGGAAACTGCTGATGAAGCATCCTGAGACCGATAAGGAGCTGGCATGGCGAATGAATATCTCCCCCGAAACGTTCAGAAACCATCTCAAGTCCATGCGAAGAAAACTCAATGTGAACACCAAACAACAATTGATAGAAAAGATCCGCTGGTACTACAACCATGAAGAGCAGGAACGGCCAAATAACCAAAATTAG
- a CDS encoding alpha/beta hydrolase family protein: protein MRSTAIRKILNGKKLMLIAATLLAMVLLSACASREGNMRSDGEAAGSEITLTPESLQGVWVGSLETGNGSIRLVFRSSEDGSWVMDSPDQGATGLPAELQLKQNNTVKFDVPSVGGYFQGTFTGTRSIDGTWYQGGAQFPLVLEPQDTRPEISRPQEPEPPYPYVSRDLYFRNDSADIQLAGTLTLPRGEGPFPAVVLVSGSGPQNRDEELMGHKPFLVLADYLTRQGIAVLRYDDRGVGLSEGDFQDATSPDLASDALAAWKYLVSQNETDPLRTGIAGHSEGGLIGIYLGYRNPEIPFLVLLAPSVIQGREQLLLQSEIIMRRSGVSEEAIRRELDAAKGIFDILQQIPVKESLPPETISRLEEQYRTMGLSGSRLENALRQITSRWYRNFLTYDPSTEINELEMPALAVFGGLDTQVDARANSAPITAENIDVVTLDGLNHLFQEAESGLPAEYGSISETMNPRLLELVSSWINGR, encoded by the coding sequence ATGAGAAGTACGGCAATACGAAAAATACTAAACGGCAAAAAATTGATGTTGATCGCAGCAACCCTTCTGGCGATGGTGTTGCTTTCTGCATGCGCATCCCGGGAGGGAAATATGAGATCCGACGGCGAAGCTGCCGGGAGTGAAATCACCCTTACACCCGAATCCCTTCAGGGAGTGTGGGTCGGCAGTCTGGAAACAGGGAATGGATCCATCCGGCTGGTTTTCCGCAGCAGTGAGGACGGAAGCTGGGTGATGGACAGTCCGGACCAGGGTGCCACCGGATTGCCCGCAGAATTACAGCTGAAGCAGAACAATACGGTGAAGTTTGATGTCCCTTCGGTGGGAGGATACTTTCAGGGCACATTCACCGGAACCCGGTCAATAGACGGAACATGGTATCAGGGCGGGGCCCAGTTTCCTCTTGTTCTGGAACCGCAGGATACCCGGCCGGAAATATCCCGCCCCCAGGAACCCGAGCCTCCCTATCCCTATGTTTCCCGGGACCTGTATTTCAGAAATGATTCAGCGGACATACAGCTTGCGGGAACACTCACCCTTCCCAGGGGAGAAGGCCCGTTTCCGGCGGTAGTGCTGGTCAGCGGTTCAGGTCCCCAAAACCGGGACGAAGAACTGATGGGGCATAAACCCTTTCTGGTGCTGGCTGACTATCTTACCCGGCAAGGTATTGCGGTTCTTCGATATGATGACCGTGGAGTTGGCCTGAGCGAGGGAGATTTTCAGGATGCCACAAGCCCGGATCTGGCCTCGGATGCGCTGGCCGCATGGAAGTATCTTGTTTCACAGAACGAAACCGACCCGCTCCGCACCGGTATTGCAGGGCATTCTGAAGGCGGGCTCATCGGTATCTATTTGGGATACCGTAATCCTGAAATTCCGTTTCTGGTATTGCTTGCTCCATCGGTAATTCAGGGAAGGGAACAGCTGCTTCTTCAATCGGAAATCATCATGCGTAGAAGCGGGGTAAGCGAGGAAGCAATACGCAGGGAGCTCGATGCCGCAAAAGGAATCTTTGATATTCTCCAGCAGATACCTGTTAAAGAATCCCTGCCGCCGGAAACCATCAGCCGCTTGGAAGAGCAGTATCGAACGATGGGGCTGAGTGGATCCCGACTGGAAAATGCCCTCCGGCAGATCACGTCCCGATGGTACCGCAATTTTCTTACCTACGATCCGTCTACGGAGATTAATGAGCTGGAGATGCCTGCTCTGGCGGTATTTGGAGGTCTGGATACCCAGGTCGATGCCCGGGCCAACAGCGCTCCCATAACAGCAGAAAACATTGATGTGGTGACTCTCGACGGATTGAACCATCTCTTTCAGGAAGCGGAAAGCGGACTGCCTGCCGAATACGGCAGTATTTCCGAGACCATGAACCCGCGCCTTCTGGAGCTGGTCAGCTCATGGATTAATGGCCGTTGA
- a CDS encoding PAS domain-containing sensor histidine kinase: METNNSDFRTSEPHTSNPHTSKNQTSEFHEDFPRIINLSREMICIHDADGTYIYINPAGEEISGYPASEMLGTNPYDYFHPEDKEMIRAQSHSPALDGDNTVRMVYRFIRKDGNIIWLETLTRPIFNAEGTVIRLHTSSRDISDQVHQQREILERNALLTLSQELSGIGSWSVDLETGEVHWSKQVRRIHDLDDNTELDLDSVLQFYAGESRQLAEDRLKRIIHEGRGFDERLLVRTARGRMVWTRVVGEVYQENEIPTRVYGVCQDIDEEYRYQKELQKTVDLLTARNRQMEDISRMLGHNLRGPAGNINMILDSEAGDGCLDRETVDMLRDNSAALLKTLTTMLDLVKSTVIIGKPEQPVTLFHAYMQALMSLETMIRSSKAKIREDFSAVSSLRYPEIYLESYFFNFISNAVKYRHDQRPPEIEVFTRVENGFVILVFRDNGRGIDLEKYGDKLFGFNQRLSMSEPGKENAADGSGLGLFMCKNQVESFGGTIDVESKVNEGSEFQITLGTVSDLS, encoded by the coding sequence GTGGAAACCAATAATTCAGATTTCAGGACATCCGAACCCCATACTTCGAACCCCCATACTTCGAAAAACCAGACTTCAGAATTTCACGAAGATTTCCCCCGGATTATAAATCTCAGCCGGGAGATGATCTGCATCCATGATGCCGACGGGACATATATATACATCAATCCCGCCGGGGAAGAGATCTCCGGCTATCCGGCAAGTGAAATGCTTGGAACCAATCCCTATGACTATTTTCACCCTGAAGACAAGGAAATGATCCGCGCCCAGTCCCACAGCCCGGCTCTTGATGGTGATAACACGGTACGCATGGTGTACCGGTTCATCCGGAAGGATGGAAACATCATCTGGCTTGAGACCCTTACCCGTCCGATTTTCAATGCCGAAGGAACCGTAATCAGGCTGCACACATCATCCCGGGATATTTCCGATCAGGTTCACCAGCAGCGGGAAATACTGGAGCGCAACGCATTATTGACACTGTCACAGGAGCTATCCGGTATAGGGTCCTGGTCGGTGGATCTGGAAACCGGAGAGGTGCACTGGTCCAAACAGGTTCGTCGCATCCATGATCTTGACGATAACACCGAGCTGGACCTGGACAGTGTGCTTCAGTTCTATGCGGGAGAAAGCAGACAGTTGGCGGAGGACCGGCTGAAGCGCATCATTCATGAAGGCCGGGGATTTGATGAACGACTCCTGGTGCGCACCGCCCGGGGAAGAATGGTCTGGACCCGGGTTGTGGGAGAGGTCTATCAGGAAAATGAGATCCCCACCCGTGTGTACGGGGTGTGTCAGGATATTGATGAGGAATACCGATATCAAAAAGAGCTGCAGAAAACCGTGGACCTCCTCACTGCCCGCAACCGTCAGATGGAAGATATTAGCCGGATGCTTGGTCACAACCTCCGGGGACCTGCGGGAAATATCAACATGATTCTTGATTCTGAAGCGGGAGACGGCTGTCTGGACCGGGAAACTGTGGATATGCTCCGTGACAATAGTGCGGCATTGTTGAAAACCCTGACTACGATGCTGGATCTGGTAAAATCCACAGTAATCATCGGCAAGCCCGAACAGCCGGTAACCCTTTTTCATGCCTATATGCAGGCGTTGATGAGTCTGGAAACCATGATTCGCAGCAGCAAGGCGAAAATCCGGGAGGATTTCTCCGCCGTTTCCAGCCTTCGGTATCCGGAAATATATTTGGAGAGTTACTTTTTCAATTTTATCAGCAATGCCGTTAAATACCGGCATGACCAGAGGCCCCCGGAAATTGAAGTGTTCACCCGGGTGGAAAACGGGTTCGTGATCCTGGTATTCAGGGACAACGGCCGGGGAATAGATCTGGAAAAATACGGCGATAAGCTGTTCGGATTTAATCAGCGCCTCTCAATGTCTGAACCGGGGAAGGAAAACGCAGCGGATGGCAGCGGTCTTGGACTGTTCATGTGCAAAAACCAGGTTGAATCATTCGGAGGCACCATAGACGTGGAGAGCAAAGTGAATGAGGGCAGCGAGTTTCAGATCACCCTGGGAACGGTATCAGATTTGAGCTGA